aacccattagtatatatactttatctttccaagaaaaaatttatgtttttttaatatgggataaaaatctttttaaaatattcttttaaacttcattatttataatatatataatctatatttaactttttcatatgaaatattaaaactttaatttttttttttaattttcccggGTTAATCCGGATTGACCCGAGTTGACTcgggttgacccatgaaacccgagACCCAGCCCCTTGACCGGGTCAACCCTCggaccgggtttaataactatgataatgaatactggaggcttacatgatcattaatttcaggattcataaaattagttaagatacaCGCAAGGTGACCCGGATATCcaagttaaataaatatatatatatgttttctgaCAAGTCTCTAAAGACGTAGCACTAGAAAGGCAACATCCTCTGTTCTTTCCTGCCATATAATCCAAAGAATGGTTGCTttctatacatataaaaatgcTAATCCAGTAGCAGGTATCACATAGTTTTCGCTTTAAACCGCAGAGACTTTGCACCTCGCCGAGTTCTGCAACAACGGATAAGCTTTCTAACATCCTTTCTTATAGCCAAGAAAGCACAAAGAAGAGCAATGCACATTGTTACTGGGTAGATATGGATACTCCTCGCGGAATTCATATCAGCAGAGTTTTTTCAGGATGACTTTCTCTTACAAAGCCCATAGGATAAGCAGTGTTCCAAAGAGGCTCGTCCTGTCCAGCCTTGCGAGACCTAACACTGCTCCTGCCACTGCTAAGTAGCTTCCTGTCAGAATCTAGAGAACCACAAATGGTGTCTGGTTACTGAAACATCCAAGATATCACACGTATTCAGCTGttgatttattagaaaaacGTGTATAATATGCAGCCAGTGTCTTcggttaaaaaaatctaattattctGACATGAACATTATGACAGAGAGTTGAGGAGTTTATAATGCTAGTTACTAACCTCTAGGTGCCGGAGATCAGTCGATGCAGAGGTTTTCCTCAGATTGGTCAAGTTATATAGCTTCGGCAATTTACTATAGCTTGGGAAGGTTCTGTTCTTGATATAAGATCTAGCAATGGCACCAGGATACAGAAGAGCCTTGGGCCCAAATGCAGGATAGAGTTCAGTTGCCATCAAGTGGGAGGACATGACCTCTATAGGTGAAGTACATGTTCCAGTCCTACATGGTACCCTGtcagaaaaaacaagaaaccaagacataagtttttttttttttccttcccttgAGAGATATCTTTTGTGGGTGAAATTGGCACCATGACAAGCGAAGAACTTCTTTCAATTCTTCAGTACAGGAATCAAAAAATTTCGTTCTTGAAAAaagtttttagagaaaaattaagaaaatgaattgCTTTAAgatatttactaaaaaaatagctTTCTCTATATTGTTTTTACTACAGAATTAATATCACCGGAGAACTTGTAATTTGTGAACTTGACATCTATATATTTATGGCCGGCTAAAGAAATTATTTGGACACATATCAAGGCGAAGATGGAAGTATACTTAACCCTAACTCACAAAACTtcataaaaacaatatctaGAGCTTGATTCTTCAGTTAGGAAACAAGAACGCCTTTAATATGTGGTTGTTCGTCTAACACGAAGAAAAAAAGTATTGCAGAAAACCCAGAAATGATAGccttactatttttaatatttttaatggtgCAGAAAAGGAATCGCACTGAAAATCaattgatcaattattgaaaatatttgagaattaattataataaaaaccgtTTCAATCTTGAAAGGTGTGATACTACTGGATGGAGAAAGGGTCTCGATTGATCGGTTGACAAGGACATTGAACGAAGAGTAATTAAGTGGATGATATGCAAAgcgttgttttttaaaattttaaatatttgtttttaaaattaattttttcatattttaaaattattttaatatattaatatcaaaaacaaattataaaaattattttaatataattttcaatataaaatacattaaaaaacaaccaccacCGCTATTCTAAACATCCTGGAATAGAGAAGAAAGTGATATAATGATAGATTACCTGAAGACGGGCACTTGCAAGATTATgataaagaaatgaagaaaagaagcaaTAGACGATATGATGCGTGCCCATCTCTTTGAAGAAGCCATGACAGCATcaaatggagaagaaaatgatgttaGGACCCACGATGGTGGAAAATTAGAGGCTGCCTTGCCGTTGTTCTACACGTTTCTTGGAAAGCGACGGTAGAAAACGATGGCAATGAAACatacaaaactatttttctatcttttttgcTACTGTTTTTCCGAATCCATATTTGCAATACAAGCCTCTCTTCCTGATGTGAGGGTCTTTAGCCTAAAAAATCGAGTGCAGTAGAGCaagattctctctctctctctctcttgcatGCTTTACCATGGAAGATTTGACTTTAATGGGTGAAGTTAATGCCAAGTAAATTTtgaaagacaattttagaactttataaaataatatgtatccTATTTTAGATCGATTTGCCACTCAATAATATAGATAATACTTAAAACTTGCTGTTTCTAGAGAAACGACAGGGAGTAAAATTAGCTATGGTTTTAATTGAcctacgaaaaaaaaaaattgagagaggTATGAATAGAAGAGTTCTTGCCCTAGATGAAAAATATTGAGAGAATTTCctccttgattttgtttttcgttgggtttttttttttttaatttgggattgaGAACTTGGTATGCATTGAATATTTCCTCTTATTGTAATATTATTGAGAACCAAGGGCCTCgcattcttttttaataataaaaaaataaatcatttaattaaaattaaaagaagctaAAACACCTTGAGAAAAATGCACACCACTTTAATACATTCTTGTAAAGGATTTTTACTCTTCCAtccgaaaaaaattaatatagatttttaaaagcatttaagtcttttaacatcatttattt
This region of Populus alba chromosome 3, ASM523922v2, whole genome shotgun sequence genomic DNA includes:
- the LOC118035570 gene encoding uncharacterized protein, translating into MASSKRWARIISSIASFLHFFIIILQVPVFRVPCRTGTCTSPIEVMSSHLMATELYPAFGPKALLYPGAIARSYIKNRTFPSYSKLPKLYNLTNLRKTSASTDLRHLEILTGSYLAVAGAVLGLARLDRTSLFGTLLILWSADMNSARSIHIYPVTMCIALLCAFLAIRKDVRKLIRCCRTRRGAKSLRFKAKTM